Genomic window (Daucus carota subsp. sativus chromosome 5, DH1 v3.0, whole genome shotgun sequence):
TCATGATTGTTTCTGGTCAGTGCTCTCTTTGGTTGGAGTTGATGAATCCCGATACGAATGAACTGCAGAAAATCATTGTAGTTTCCGTTTCTTCcttcattttattaataagcgTATAAATTAGCACAATCCAATGTAGATATGAAGATGATAATGCTATTTGCTACATATATGTTGTGTTAAATTTGTTCTTATGCTGCAGAAGACATACTCAAGATCAGCAAAACCGATCACGGATTGACATCAAGTATCACTAGCATTACAAGGCCAGCAAGAAGACCACCTCCTCCTCCACAAGTTAGGCCTCCATCACATCCGATTCTGAGCGTCTCTGATCAGGTTACTGAGAATAAACCGGAAGAAGTCATAAGAATGCCGAGTTTTATAGGAAATCACCACAAACCACCACCTCCTGCTCCTTATCTTGCGCCTCCACAGGTACAGGCAAATGCCTATCAAGAATGGAAATCAATCTTTGCCAACACTGAAAAGGCCTTAGACCCGTCAGAACTTAGGAGCTTTTCGTATGTCAGAGAAATTACAGAAGACGGCGAAATCATTAAAAGACCATACCTACTGTCACCTCCTCCCCCTCATCTTGCTCCTCCTCATGTTCAAATGAAAATTTGTGAAGACGACGAAATCATTAAAAGACCATACCTACATTCACCTCCTCCCCCTCATCTTGCTCCTCCTCATGTTCAAATGGAAATTTGGGCAACCGAATAGTTGCCTCTGTCAGATCTAAATATGTGCAACCAAGGATCATCTTATGCGATATTATCAACTAAATATTATGGATCTCCATCGAATATATAGCCAGCTTCAGTGTTCTGTGTGCTTGAGTCCAGGCCTGGGATCAAGTAGAAGATAAATAATGAGATGGAACATCTGGCATCTGCATGTATAATATATGTCAGCTGTACGTGTTTTTTATGTAATAATATCTGCAGTTCGTATTATCTGcatgtgtaatatatatgtaGATCATGTAGTCATCAAGGTTTTAGCATTTGTGCAACTGCTCTTCTGGTTTTGTATCAGATATGTTGATTAAATGGCTGTAATTTGGTTTATTTCTGCAAAAATATTAAAGCTCCTTTAGATAACACCTGAATTCAATTATGGGCTTCAACCTTTCAGGTACGGGCTCATGTAAGTTCCAAAATAGTATTTGTTGTACTCCGTCTGTCCCACGtcttctttacgttacttttctacgcgtattttgagactcttgtAAAGTctagttccataatatttttttcaaacttattttttttctgaatagaagtttgacgtttaaacttttatttaatgaaaaaaaattagaaaaaacattatgaaactatattttataggaatttcaaaatgcgtgcaaacagtgtacaTAAACTTCCTGgtcggacggagggagtactaaattTCGGACGGAGAGAATGGAACCCATATTTTGGATTAAAGATATCTTTATGAGTGCCCTCGCCTATCCCGCcatgattttaatggattatatataattaatggagtgattttgattttatgttgaaatatttatattaatttcagATAAAATATCGCCGAATTGATATATAATTGTGTGATTTggaaaaaatgttttaaaatctcttGGATTTCAACGAGATTCAAAAAACTTGAAATActccatcattttataaattccaaaaaaaatacatcaatatttgaataccatcaaattGTAATGAAATTGTAAATAATCTCAACCGTATACCAGCGGATTTCTaaatacaatttaaaatcttgattcaatatcaccatattttataatatataattctaattaaatattccaaaattctgatacattttttaaaattcaaattaaatataatcgaatctcataaataaaaaaagggtGCTGATTTATGCCCACCCCAAATGTATTTATGCACACCCTAGCTCCCTTGTAGACCAAATTGCCCTTATATCTTTTAGTTGTTCTTTGTTCTTTTATACAAGCTCCATCTATTGCTTTCCAGACAAGATCTCTCTTGGAGTTGGAAGACTTATTTCTTTCTATTGGTGATGGTGTTTGCGGATATGATTATGTCCTATATGCATCACACTATACTCTTCACTAACACTTTCTTGAATTACTGAATCCAAACACTAAGTCTTGGAATTTAAAGTGCAAGGCTGTATTGAGGTAATCCAAATCAAGagcttgtaatatttttttaataatccaaGACTTGAAGGTCCAGATCCTTGTGATAGGTGTTGCTGGAGATTATAAAATGATCAGAGATAGGTGTTGTAAAATGTGGTAGCGGAGAAGAGAGATAGTGCAGACAGCGTGGACATAATGGAAATCAAGGAGAATATAGTGAAACATAAGGATGGATTTGAGCTTCTTGATTGAGCATTTAGCAATGTTGTTGTTGCCATTGATTTGAGGATTGAAAAAGATAGACGAGGGATGTCTGGCTAGCTAGTTAGAGTGTTCTTGATCAAATGAATCAATTTGTAATTATAGAAACAGTATGGTTGATTATGAATAGTCTGAGTACGAGACAGCAACCATGAAGTTTAATATTTGCTGAAAATTGTACCCACCGTAATATGCATGATTCCTAGATGAGGCAGGGGTTTGTGGGGAAGGAGATTCCCAGAGGGACAATTTGGTCCAAAAAAGAGATAGGATGTGCATAAATCAATTCAGAGTGTGCATAAATCACCAccctaaaaaaaatcatttaaaatcttgaacaCGCCTCATAATTGCTTACAACCAACTTCCGGTCCACTGCAACGAAACAAATCTAAGCAAAGgataaatattatatagaaTGAAGTTTACTTGATCAAGTCTTCCTATATTATGTTTCTCTTTTCACTTGTGCAGAAATTAATCTTATTCCAAGTACTAaccaatgatatatatttgagcAGGCTTTCCAACTATCACCTCCAcgtcagtgttgtaaaaagcgggaatcggacttaatcggtgaagtcacggaacaggaattaatcggattaatcagtgattaatcgaagatttaatcagttcggcgagctacgGAACAGGAATTAATCGGTGagtaatcgtgattaatcaccgacttttagaacagagcctCCACATCATGGGACAGTGTCTAAGAATttgatatatgtgtgtgtatgtcaACTCATCATATGCAGTCACTCCAGCTTATAATAACACTCCATTGATTATGGTAGATTATGCTCATGTTTTTGGGTTTCGCATGAATCATAATTTAATCGATTCATCTTGAAAAAAACTCTGAATGTGACATCAATAATtgagttatatattatttaaggtGCCAATCAGTAAAAGTAAACGTACACCTTCACCTTGAATATATACGAGGACATAAGGAATGAAGCATGATCCCACATTATTGGACTGTTGACAGAGAAGGTCGTGTTTGGCGGAATTGTCAAGTGTCTACTTAATTGAATTGTCCCGAGAGTTGCAGGGAGGATTTTCTAGCTGCAGAACGGACATCATGAGTTCTTAGTATGGTGATAACTATTCAGCAGATCTGCAGATGATTGACAGGCCGAGTATATAACTACTTAATCATACATCAACACCTCTATAAAATACACGGCAACAACCCTCGGTGTCTACTAAAAAGATTGTAACAATATAGAAAAAAAGCTCATGTATCACAtttgcaaatttttttaaagaacaCAGTCGTAAGGTATTAAATTGAAAAAGATGGATGAGCAAGATCACAGAAGCCAACCTCGTTGTCACATATCAGCAAGGGCTTCCACAGTTGTAATGAAAATCCACTCACCAAAAACACGATTTCAGATTCTGCCGATGATAAGTAGGGAAGACTGAGCACATTGCACGACCTTTGTAAAAGATAAGATAATAGGGACGGGCAATTGTTAACACATATGAAGACTTCAGTTGCAGCCAAATGATATAACAATACTTAATTTTACGAAAAGATATTATGATCTAAACACGATGATGCTACTTGCTACATATATGTTATGAGCTTAATGTACTACTTGTGCTGTGCTGCAGAAGACGTACTCAAGATTAAAAACATTGCATATTACGGACTGACATCGAGTATCCCTGTGCTTCGTAtgtagtgttctaaaaatcgccgagtcggccgagtactcatcccgagtactcattttttaccccTCATCcgatccgagttccgagtaatcgggttcaaaaccgatttattaaaaaatcggtcaaaactcagtttgactccgagtactcgaggtcaaatccgagtttgacttatcaatttttttatcgttttatttgaaaattatttcaaaagagactaaacgtaaatttatatatgttttgtttttttttttgcaaagtattgacattaattagacaatatatgtgttttatcattaaaacttgcaaattataattttgtcaaaaactatcaaacaagtagcttttatttgaatttcattattccaggtgtgttattaaaatattaatattattagataattttattattaatcagtatataactatatatgagagaaaaaattaattaaaaaaatacccgattagttatccgataactcattccgagtactctccCGAGTTTCGAGTACTCCCGAGTTTCGAGTATAATTATAAGCGGAGCTTCATTGGGAAAATCTCGTCCCCCACTGACCGAACCCGGAAACAAAAGTGGTTCTTACCGGAGCACATAGCCCACCTCCTCCTCCATGTGATCAGGTGAACGCCCTGCCTCCTCCACGAAATACAGTGAACGCCTATAATGGATTGAAATTATAGAAAACGTAGGAGGCAAGCGCCACCTTTGTCAGATTGTTGTGCCTATACTTGTTCACTCAGAGTTGTTTTAACTTGGGGCAAAAATCAGAAACCATACATAAGAAACTAGTGTTTCCATTAGCATTATAACAACTTCCTTAGAGATAACAAGTATCACACAGGATGACCAGGTAAAGAAGGGATTAATATAGAAGAAACATCTTTTAGAATACGACTGTATCACCAGTAAATAGTAAGACAGAGAACCAAACTTTACGACACAATTAAAGCAGGCATAGACATAAGGGAATTCGTCATCAATCTGTATTTCGGAATCCCCAATCCACATTATATCTAGAAAGGAACCTACTATATGTATATGATCCATTAAGTAGACTAAAGATACTATAATATGTGTTGTAAATAAGTGAATGTCACTTATTTACACGACTTTGTGCAGCTATAACTTCAAACATCTAGGCAGGCAGACACTATCTGGCTTGATTGCCGAAATCTTCAGGTGTTGCAGAAGAAATGGGGCAAAGATGCTATTCTCGGAAGGTTAAGAAGAAGCTCGCCAACCGAATCCTTCCTGGACATGCTTGGTCCTTGTGTCTTGTCAGATATATCAGCTGATTCCCCATGTAGTGCTGAATACTCGGCGACCTCGTTAGTAATCTCTGGTGCAGAGCAGTCCACCTCGCGTCTTGTCTTGTTATCCATCATAAACATATCATTGCTATAGTCACTTCTAAAATTGCAATCTTTCTCTGTCCCATTATCTTTTTGCAAAAGGTTGTATAGAGAATTAACTCTTGTCATGATGGACTTCTCATCAGATGTTGGTGCATGTTGAGAGTCTGTAAACAGACACTTGCTTATCTCATCCAAAATCTCTAAACCTTCGCGTTCATCATTGGACAGAGGATTGTTTGATGATCTGTTCTCAGTAAACCTATTTTCAATGTGGCTCACTAAATCACTCATCGACATTGAAGGGTGAATTCCAGGAACTTTAATGTTTGCCCAACAACTGAGATTTTTCAGCTCCCAAGTTCCACTAGCTTCTTCATTCTTACCATATTCCAGTGCtgaaaaaatgctttaaaaagtTAAAGCAcaatatgcaaaaaaaaaaaactgcataGCAACTAAATTTAAAGTCTAAATGTGACATAAGTATTAAGCTCAAACAAAGTGActaatcctctaagtctaagaACATGTTCAAGTGACAAAGTATTGCATATTGTAAAAGGAATTTCATTGACATTATACTGACCACGGTACATTTTCAGACTTCAGAACATTATAATGCAGAGGAAAACAAATATTAGAGGAATTgcttttattcatttattggTTCTCTACATCCAACAGaaccattaaaaaaaaaaaaagcaaatgcAACCCAATTAAGAGAAACCATAACAAAATCCGCATTTGCCAACAAGTTTCCAACTCAACTTTAATAAAATTACCAGAGCTTGGAGAAGGTGTTTCTCGACGGAAGTCCTTCGACTGAATTCCAAGGAAATCGTATAATTCATTCTTTGAGGACGAAGATTGAGGACCAGAAGGCGATGGCACATCCTGCAAGTTAAAAATGGCAGGCCGACCATCTATATTCCTACCATACTTGCTATTGCCTTCATCCAATTCATCAAACACCCTAGGCTCGAAATATGGAGATTCCAGAGTAATTTCAGCTTGCTGACTCAGATAATTCAGACGAGGATCACACTGAATGAGCTTCTCAAAATGCTTTCCCAACAATCCAGGTGGACACTCCAAGTAATGCCTCCTGTGTCAAAGACAGCAGTTGACATGATTAAAAAGAATCAATGAAGAAAATAAATTGGCTAAATGATTAATTTGCCCCATTTGTAGCATGTTTTTAAGATTATTACAACCACACATTCATAAACTACACTCATTTAATATCCACCAACTCTCTTATGTGGTTGAAAATGAGTTAAACATTCATTTCTTAAAAAACGCAATATTATATCTGAATATGTCCACTACAAAAGTTAAAACACCACAGTGGTCACGAGTTCTTTAGATGATGTCAAATATAATCCGCAAAAGCAATTCATATCACACAGCACatgcttgatttttttttccttataatCTTGTTTCCTGCTATTGCATATACAAGTATCCTCTACTTATAAAAAATCATCAGACCatgacaataataatattacaaGTAAAGTGAATGTAGTAGTATCTTACAAGTAAAATGAATGTAGTAGTAGTTGGATCTTTTTTGGAACCCAGGGGTGTAAACAAAAAAACATACGGTGCAAACTCTAAATGCTTCAACAAGATACCTGTTAATGCTTGCTTGCTCATTTGTGAAATCTGATGTTGCCTGCCACAAAGTATGCTTCCTAGGCTGTGGGTTTGTCTCTCTAAAGAATAGAGGCTGCCTTGATAGCTGCATCAACAGagaaaataagaagaaaagaaaTTGCATAAGGGAAATGAGAACAATGAGTTGTAAGCTCAATAATATCAATAGAttcgaaaataaaaatcaccGCTAATTCCAAAGTCCCAGGTTCCTCATCAGCATAAGTTGCTTTCAATGCCAAAATGTCAGACCACTGAATCTCAATCTTATTCTTAAGACCTCCATCGAGAACTTCCCAAACAAGTTTATGCTTTGCAAAGTAACACTTAGCCACCAAGTCTCCTTCATGTCTTGACTTATACTGCGCGTAGTAAAAGACATCGAATCACTTTTTGTCATTGCAGCATAAATAATACTCAAAGAGAAGTACAGTACCACGAtttaaaaaacattttaatcataCCTCCCATTTCCCAATTTTCAGAAGTGTACCAGGGAAATTTGAAGCCTTGAGCTTATCATTGCTACTagaagcagcagcagcagcaacaaaaCCAACACCACTTGTTTGCTCTTTCTTAACAGTAGCCCCAACCTTGGCAGTATTACCTTGAGAAAGCCTCATCTGAATCAACTCCAAAAGAGACGGGCTCTTTCTAAGCCTCAACCCTAACGGACTAGGCTCGTCTAGTGGATTATATTGCGACGGAGCCACTGGAAAAGCAGCATTACTTCCTGATTCATACTGCTGTTGCTAATCAACAAAAAGTAACATAATCAGCACccaaaaaacatacaaaattaaCCAAACATCAAACACAAAACTATCCTAGTAACAATTTTCACTACTCCCCATTCATCAACAAATAACAACACAAATGTTTGaaccaaatttcaattaaaataaactGATCAAGAAAAAACATAATCAATTGGCCCATTTGATACAATTTCCAAACCCCCAATATAAAAGGGGGAGGTTTTTACTTcaagttgaaaaaaaaaaacaatcatcaGGACTGATTAACAGCACATATACAAACAAAGAGATAgagggggagagggggagagggagggagagagagagagagagagagagagagagggagggagagggagagggagagaggagagaggagagagggagggggagggagagagagggagggagggagggagagaatCCAACCGTGGGAGATGAACTAAACTTAGATCGCTTATGAAGATGCCCATACTGATCATCCACCAATTCCTCTCTCTCAGCCTTAACGGGCTTCATCTCTCCCGGCCAAAACTCAGCACTTCTCATCACCTCACAACCTATCAAAACACCTTCCGTACGATCAAAATCAGAAAAGGGGTCAGCCCAAACAagttaaaaaactgaaaacgaCTCGAAAAGACTTAATTTACAGACctggaataaaataaaaacacgtAATCTGGGAGTCGCCGGAGTAAAATAAATGAGATGGGTAGGTGAGAAGATGAGTAGATCAGACAAATGATCTGTTCGTACAGATGTTTGTGAGTTTGTATGAGTTGTGCCTTAGCCTCGTTTGCCAGTTGGAGGCCGTGTGGTTTTACACGCGTTTCATACCCACTAAGGCTACTTTTGtcattttagcattttctttctttcttccgATCCCGATATAGGCCCTATTCGgggattagctgttagcggattgaattagatgtattgactagcggattgaaatagatgttttgactagcggattgaattagctgtttctcgtaaaactgtttggttaatagctgattgattagctttttctgacacaaaccaaaacctctaacctaAAAAACTCCTCAAgctagctttttcaaaattaactttttgggtccaaacttctatttcaattcgctaactaccaaacacttatattagcggattctagtggtcaaacctctaattcaacccaaacctctaattttgacccaaacctctaacttccaaatagGGCCATAAATTCCCTTTCGAATCTTTTTATTTCGGCTACGGATTGGAAATCTTTCTGAGGGATGAGCAATCATCCCGCCCCGCTCAACTCCGATCTTCGCCTGTTCGGGTTAGGAATTTGGAAAATTTTTCGAGATAGGAACAAGGAACggggaaaattttataaaaaaattcgaaGATCGGAGCGGGTTTGGGGTTCTGTATCTCCCCGCCCCGATTccgattgtatatatatgtaaataataatatatttctatatattatactcaataattattaaaaatagatacctttgataatattattaaaattataaagataatcttaattttattgatcggttattattatattataatataatatatcttataattttaaaattgtcatttatctatattataaatcaattttaatatgatttgatgttaaaatatgagataatatcattttgctagtatattattagtatattattagtatattatgagttagtagtttgtttttttataaaaaaaacatattatatattataaattattttttttattattaaaaactacaATTCCCCGAATCTCCGCCGAATCCTCGTTCGGGAAGGAAAAAAATCCTCGTTCGGAGTTCGGGACGAAGTCGGGGATAGGTATTGAATTCGAGGATCGTGGACAGAGATGGCATTCCTCGACCCAGAAGTGCCCCGTGCCCATCCCTATTTTTTCTAGATTATTTTGCTCTAGTATTGTATCCCCTCCCTCCCGTCATTTCTTTTCCATTTTCTTTTGAGATATACTATCTAATTTTTCACATTTGAAAACTTACTAAAAGTATGGGTCTCATCATTTTCCAtttttcctcccttttcacactacttttattcCATTATATACCTTATAAATTGATGCGTCACACTATTTCGCCcacctttttttctcttttccattgttttttttgaaaaaaagaagataatttaataaataatagccacacggcatctacaagaataATCGAGTagaacaaacatagaaaaaattaacatgcatGTCTTCATACCTAAGATAGAGACAAATAAGGGATTTTGAAATTGCCTATGCTATATGTATAGATCCTTactctgtgttcaccatctttttcGAAAAATCGGTTTGAactatcaaccacaaatgcaatttcCGAAAGGCTTTTATCGATAAATCCAATCAACTCTCATAAAAGAACGAGaaaaaatcacacactctcaccgGGGAGAGAAACcaaactataatcaaaacaaactagagaaaaattaaacaataaactaaaacaattagatctGCACTACGACGTGTAGGAGATAATCGACccactcacaaatccaaaaagtCCTCTAGAAGCGAATAAGAACAGAAATCGAAACTTTCCGTGATATAAATCTAAAAAAACTTGGTTCACGTGGTTTGCAGGCTAtcacgtgagctcgtgggtttacccagtgcgcacccgaagggtagcggctgcgggttcctacgttaaaaaaaaggagatttattaagaaaatcaatgaaaaagtAAGAACAATGGCTTTCCAATAGAAAACCGATGAAAGCTCCGTCGAGGATGAAAAGAGGAAGACGGCTagagagaaaagagaaaaagaaaactagTCTTGTccattattttatacatatttttaaccTTCGAACCCAAATCAAAAGGTAAAGAATTAGTTGGGACAGAGGGAACACCAGAATGATTCTGGCGCTGaccatatttaatttattagctcaacttttgttaaaaaattaagatattgTAAAGATTTTAATTTGTTAGAACTGGATAAGTactgttttaaaatataatattttaaaaatcactaatttctacaataatattatataaaatatacgaATCTAGATTTATTTGTCacaataataatattcttaGTTTAGGTATAAAATTACTCTATTCtatcaatttataattatttcaataataatatttattatagatAACGATTGACAAATCATTAACATGATATATTCATAAAAATGGGTGATGTGTTAGATATATTGCATCGATCTGCCGGATAAATTAACTGAGTTTACATAGTTGTAAAaaagtttgtagaataaatgtatatatataaaaaaaattaatccaaCTTATCGATATTAATAGCATGTCAGCATGTCCCGTGTAAGTAATACTTGTCTTTAACCTTGCGAAACACGGacgggtatataattcgtaatttattatttgaattttaacatcatttttattaatactttGGAAAAAATATCATGTTATTAacactttagaaaaaaatatcattttcttaatattttagtattaatgggttgaattctaattaaattatattgacCAATTGATTATACGTTCTCAtgaaaatttagcttttacactttattatctatttataaatatttttatgttattaatatgtgatgatttattattcaattaatttgaaatcagatttttcatacttcatataatttcatatacatatataaagatatTTATTGCGTAATAATTAGAGTTAGAGAGGGTTACGTAATTGTTAGTGTTTGTATCGAAATAGAACACGTcagagttaaaaaaaaaaaagttatatgaagactttgttaaaaaaaagatatttaaaactgaatatttataatattatctataacatcattataatttttttatataaaatattatatgataatatattgtcATGAGTGTTTATAgtatttaaaactatttaacaATGAAAGAGTAATAGACTTACACATGTTGTAGACTTATAGTTTTAGAAAGAGAGtatcaaatcaaaaaatataactaaaaatttggattacaaattatacccatgatggcttattatattataacgatggcttattatattataattataataatatagatgatAGCTAAAATTATGACTGTTAGAAGTATTTTGATGAttatgttttattaattttgactagcatattaataaggataatattatttgaaacatattaatttttcaaataatgtTGTAAACTTaacataataaaatacaaaaatttatttgatttaatttttattaacacctaacattttgtttatttattatttctctAATTAATCAGAATTTCTAATTTGAAAAAGGTAAAAACTAATCCGAAGTCTCTAAGAATTACCCCTTTAGTTATGTTGATCCAAGTAAGTAAGAATACGGGGTGGAGAGGTCGAAGGACTGAATGTTGTTGTGTCAAATATTACACCACCGTACAACGTGTTTTCTTGTTTGGTTgagagaagcagaagcagaaggtaaggcttctgcttcttttgattCGTTTgtataaagaagtagaagcacttttaaaaagttgaaaatgttaacttctctcacagcttctgcttcttttccaaacactttattgaCTTCttcacttctcacttctactccatttttttaatataagcaagaagtcacttattttaaggTAACCCAAACGGATTGTTGTGGGGCTAAAGCTCATGAGTTTTTCAGCCTGTTTGGAAGTTACAAGTTTGAcgtaaaatttgagatttggtgTGATTTAGAgatttgaccatttcaatccgctaatgttaATATTTGATAGTTAGCgcattgaaatagaggtttggggtCTTTGGCTCAAAAAGCtattttgaggagttttttgggttagcGATTTAGGTATGTGTCACAAAAAACTTATCAAATAGCTATTTATCAAATAGTTTTACAAGAAACTGTTAATTCAATCcgttaatcaaaatatctattttaatcagttagtcaaaacatctaattcaatccgctaacggCTA
Coding sequences:
- the LOC108222143 gene encoding early nodule-specific protein 2, with protein sequence MVIPAVKAFLLLSLFTFLGTHARNLPEDILKISKTDHGLTSSITSITRPARRPPPPPQVRPPSHPILSVSDQVTENKPEEVIRMPSFIGNHHKPPPPAPYLAPPQVQANAYQEWKSIFANTEKALDPSELRSFSYVREITEDGEIIKRPYLLSPPPPHLAPPHVQMKICEDDEIIKRPYLHSPPPPHLAPPHVQMEIWATE
- the LOC108219711 gene encoding uncharacterized protein LOC108219711 isoform X1; this translates as MRSAEFWPGEMKPVKAEREELVDDQYGHLHKRSKFSSSPTQQQYESGSNAAFPVAPSQYNPLDEPSPLGLRLRKSPSLLELIQMRLSQGNTAKVGATVKKEQTSGVGFVAAAAASSSNDKLKASNFPGTLLKIGKWEYKSRHEGDLVAKCYFAKHKLVWEVLDGGLKNKIEIQWSDILALKATYADEEPGTLELALSRQPLFFRETNPQPRKHTLWQATSDFTNEQASINRRHYLECPPGLLGKHFEKLIQCDPRLNYLSQQAEITLESPYFEPRVFDELDEGNSKYGRNIDGRPAIFNLQDVPSPSGPQSSSSKNELYDFLGIQSKDFRRETPSPSSALEYGKNEEASGTWELKNLSCWANIKVPGIHPSMSMSDLVSHIENRFTENRSSNNPLSNDEREGLEILDEISKCLFTDSQHAPTSDEKSIMTRVNSLYNLLQKDNGTEKDCNFRSDYSNDMFMMDNKTRREVDCSAPEITNEVAEYSALHGESADISDKTQGPSMSRKDSVGELLLNLPRIASLPHFFCNT
- the LOC108219711 gene encoding uncharacterized protein LOC108219711 isoform X2 — translated: MRSAEFWPGEMKPVKAEREELVDDQYGHLHKRSKFSSSPTQYESGSNAAFPVAPSQYNPLDEPSPLGLRLRKSPSLLELIQMRLSQGNTAKVGATVKKEQTSGVGFVAAAAASSSNDKLKASNFPGTLLKIGKWEYKSRHEGDLVAKCYFAKHKLVWEVLDGGLKNKIEIQWSDILALKATYADEEPGTLELALSRQPLFFRETNPQPRKHTLWQATSDFTNEQASINRRHYLECPPGLLGKHFEKLIQCDPRLNYLSQQAEITLESPYFEPRVFDELDEGNSKYGRNIDGRPAIFNLQDVPSPSGPQSSSSKNELYDFLGIQSKDFRRETPSPSSALEYGKNEEASGTWELKNLSCWANIKVPGIHPSMSMSDLVSHIENRFTENRSSNNPLSNDEREGLEILDEISKCLFTDSQHAPTSDEKSIMTRVNSLYNLLQKDNGTEKDCNFRSDYSNDMFMMDNKTRREVDCSAPEITNEVAEYSALHGESADISDKTQGPSMSRKDSVGELLLNLPRIASLPHFFCNT